A window of the Dioscorea cayenensis subsp. rotundata cultivar TDr96_F1 chromosome 14, TDr96_F1_v2_PseudoChromosome.rev07_lg8_w22 25.fasta, whole genome shotgun sequence genome harbors these coding sequences:
- the LOC120276035 gene encoding F-box protein SKIP31-like, translating to MIGNFHADTIDEDEVLAHFLELEILSNAPLSQDDGEKKAAESIESKRPLKKPWDEEIEGYSSRWPPSPIENGIFGEILPELYHHILKFLSSENLIACSRVCRFMNFVTSDECL from the coding sequence ATGATAGGTAACTTCCATGCTGATACTATCGATGAAGACGAGGTCCTCGCTCATTTCCTCGAATTAGAGATCCTCTCCAATGCCCCGCTGTCACAGGACGATGGAGAGAAGAAGGCTGCGGAGTCAATTGAATCAAAGCGGCCATTGAAGAAGCCCTGGGATGAGGAGATAGAGGGGTACAGTAGCAGGTGGCCTCCAAGCCCAATTGAAAATGGCATCTTCGGCGAAATACTTCCTGAGCTTTACCATCACATCCTTAAATTCCTCTCATCTGAGAATTTGATTGCTTGCTCTCGTGTTTGCCGATTCATGAATTTTGTGACGTCCGATGAATGCCTCTAG